Proteins found in one Streptomyces sp. NBC_00461 genomic segment:
- a CDS encoding WD40 repeat domain-containing protein: MNVDELVRDALREQAAEQTAARPGLADRVLALRSRRRNRRIATAAATVAVVAVAVAVPLLDSGKQDVRPSGVVDQDTVKSHPDQSRPRETISAKGTTLAAYYIPERVKKSKDTAVNRRVYYLLNPRSGRYEKTTKWSWIAVAPGMKTAAVLERNLPASRIGLLDLSSGKVERWIPVDHGVAGLAFSRDGRKLLATTYSENPDMLYKPQDGGGWGPKMGSSRTGFYVFDVASGKGSWAEVKIKSDPNDPMGAGFLINPRQDFALADDGRHVWAANPEGDIGKDFWDLTGKKVPVPAGDKYLSPYVEAGKSPNGKLVAGDFAGEGWKTASWLIDSVTGKKTKVRGQQLLAWVGNDQLVAWDIDKNVKNEFHNRLVLVTIGSNKEVPLSGFRQGNDGAAGRWEPVFAQP, encoded by the coding sequence GTGAACGTCGACGAACTCGTGCGCGACGCCCTGCGCGAGCAGGCCGCCGAACAGACCGCGGCGCGGCCGGGGTTGGCGGACCGCGTGCTGGCCCTGCGCAGCCGCCGCCGCAACCGCCGGATCGCGACCGCCGCCGCCACGGTCGCCGTGGTCGCCGTCGCCGTGGCGGTGCCGCTGCTGGACTCGGGCAAGCAGGACGTACGGCCCTCGGGGGTCGTCGACCAGGACACCGTCAAGTCTCACCCCGACCAGTCGCGGCCCCGCGAGACGATCTCGGCCAAGGGGACGACCCTGGCCGCGTACTACATCCCGGAGCGGGTCAAGAAGTCCAAGGACACCGCCGTCAACCGGCGGGTCTACTACCTGCTGAACCCGAGGAGCGGCAGGTACGAGAAGACCACGAAGTGGTCCTGGATCGCCGTCGCGCCCGGCATGAAGACCGCCGCCGTCCTGGAGCGGAACCTGCCCGCCTCGCGGATCGGTCTGCTCGACCTGTCCTCCGGCAAGGTGGAGCGGTGGATCCCGGTCGACCACGGGGTGGCCGGGCTCGCCTTCTCGCGCGACGGCCGCAAGCTGCTCGCGACGACGTACAGCGAGAATCCCGACATGCTGTACAAGCCCCAGGACGGCGGCGGGTGGGGGCCGAAGATGGGGTCCAGCCGCACCGGTTTCTACGTCTTCGACGTGGCCTCCGGGAAGGGCTCATGGGCCGAGGTGAAGATCAAGAGCGACCCGAACGACCCCATGGGGGCCGGTTTCCTCATCAACCCCCGCCAGGACTTCGCCCTCGCCGACGACGGCCGGCACGTCTGGGCCGCGAACCCCGAGGGCGACATCGGCAAGGATTTCTGGGACCTCACGGGCAAAAAGGTCCCCGTACCGGCGGGCGACAAGTATCTGTCGCCGTACGTCGAGGCCGGGAAGTCACCGAACGGCAAGCTCGTCGCCGGGGACTTCGCCGGTGAGGGGTGGAAGACCGCGTCCTGGCTCATCGACTCCGTCACCGGCAAGAAGACCAAGGTGCGCGGGCAGCAGCTGCTCGCCTGGGTCGGCAACGACCAGCTCGTCGCCTGGGACATCGACAAGAACGTCAAGAACGAGTTCCACAACCGGCTCGTGCTGGTCACCATCGG
- a CDS encoding SigE family RNA polymerase sigma factor yields the protein MNAEGLESFREFVDSRSSALLKTAVLLCGGDQHAGEDLLQNALVRAAGKWQRIDEPEAYVRRILYRQQISRWRLKGRRREFSVAEPPEGGPQSGDTAAAAELRVVMREALGRLTARQRSVLVLRYFEDLPEADVARLLGCSIGTVRSTTHRSLARLRTLAPELAALGPADAELVSRDYSPVEVRP from the coding sequence ATGAATGCCGAAGGGCTGGAGAGCTTCCGCGAGTTCGTGGACAGCAGGTCGTCGGCTCTGCTGAAGACGGCCGTGCTGCTCTGCGGGGGAGATCAGCACGCCGGCGAGGACCTGTTGCAGAACGCGCTCGTCAGGGCCGCCGGGAAATGGCAGCGGATCGACGAGCCCGAGGCGTACGTACGCCGGATCCTGTACCGCCAGCAGATCAGCCGCTGGCGGCTGAAGGGGCGCAGACGGGAGTTCAGCGTCGCCGAACCGCCCGAAGGGGGGCCGCAGTCCGGTGACACGGCCGCCGCGGCCGAGCTGCGCGTCGTGATGCGCGAGGCGCTCGGCCGCCTCACCGCCCGCCAGCGTTCCGTCCTCGTACTGCGCTACTTCGAGGACCTGCCCGAGGCCGACGTGGCCCGCCTGCTGGGCTGCTCGATCGGCACCGTACGGTCCACCACCCACCGCTCCCTCGCCCGGCTGCGCACTCTGGCGCCGGAGCTGGCCGCACTCGGCCCGGCGGACGCCGAACTGGTGTCCCGTGACTACTCGCCCGTGGAGGTGCGTCCGTGA
- the dapD gene encoding 2,3,4,5-tetrahydropyridine-2,6-dicarboxylate N-succinyltransferase: MTDTTAPRTTGAVATGLATIAADGTVLDTWFPAPELSEQPGPSGTERLSAEKAVELLGEGAAKAIGPDARRGVEVVAVRTVISTLDEKPIDAHDVYLRLHLLSHRLVKPHGQSLDGMFGFLANVAWTSLGPVAVDDIEKVRLNARAEGLHLQVTSVDKFPRMTDYVAPKGVRIADADRVRLGAHLAEGTTVMHEGFVNFNAGTLGTSMVEGRISAGVVVGDGSDIGGGASTMGTLSGGGNVRITIGERCLVGAEAGVGIALGDECVVEAGLYVTAGTRVTMPDGQIVKARELSGASHILFRRNSVTGTVEARPNNAVWGGLNEILHSHN, from the coding sequence ATGACCGACACGACTGCTCCTCGCACCACCGGCGCCGTGGCCACCGGACTCGCCACGATCGCCGCCGACGGCACTGTTCTCGACACCTGGTTCCCCGCGCCCGAGCTGAGCGAACAGCCCGGCCCGTCCGGCACCGAGCGGCTGTCCGCCGAGAAGGCCGTGGAACTGCTCGGCGAGGGCGCGGCCAAGGCGATCGGGCCGGACGCCCGCCGTGGCGTCGAGGTGGTCGCGGTCCGTACGGTCATCTCCACCCTCGACGAGAAGCCGATCGACGCGCACGACGTCTACCTGCGGCTGCACCTCCTCTCGCACCGGCTGGTCAAGCCGCACGGCCAGAGCCTGGACGGCATGTTCGGCTTCCTCGCCAACGTCGCCTGGACCTCGCTCGGCCCGGTCGCCGTCGACGACATCGAGAAGGTGCGGCTCAACGCCCGCGCCGAGGGGCTGCACCTCCAGGTGACGTCCGTCGACAAGTTCCCGCGGATGACGGACTACGTCGCCCCCAAGGGCGTCCGGATCGCCGACGCCGACCGCGTGCGGCTCGGCGCGCACCTGGCCGAGGGCACCACCGTCATGCACGAGGGCTTCGTCAACTTCAACGCGGGCACGCTCGGCACGTCCATGGTCGAGGGCCGTATCTCCGCGGGCGTCGTCGTGGGTGACGGTTCGGACATCGGCGGCGGCGCGTCCACCATGGGCACGCTCTCCGGCGGCGGCAACGTCCGCATCACGATCGGCGAGCGCTGCCTGGTCGGCGCCGAGGCGGGCGTCGGCATCGCGCTCGGCGACGAGTGCGTGGTCGAGGCCGGGCTGTACGTCACCGCGGGCACGCGCGTGACCATGCCCGACGGGCAGATCGTCAAGGCCCGTGAACTCTCCGGCGCCTCCCACATCCTCTTCCGCCGCAACTCGGTCACCGGCACGGTCGAGGCCCGCCCGAACAACGCGGTCTGGGGCGGTCTGAACGAGATCCTGCACAGCCACAACTGA
- a CDS encoding TetR/AcrR family transcriptional regulator, with the protein MPRRYDPDRRQRIIDAAIRVVGEKGLAGLSHRSVAAEADVPLGSTTYHFKTLDELMVAALRQANEGFAKVVAACGALEDTEGDLATDLARILGEWLSGDRAGVELEYELYLAALRRPALRPVAAEWADDLASRLARRTDPVTVRALVALMDGICLQVLLTGAPYDEGFAREMLARVMSGAAGCPATP; encoded by the coding sequence ATGCCCCGCCGTTACGACCCCGACCGCCGCCAGCGGATCATCGACGCGGCGATCCGGGTCGTGGGGGAGAAGGGCCTGGCCGGCCTGAGTCACCGCTCGGTCGCCGCCGAGGCGGACGTACCGCTCGGCTCGACGACGTACCACTTCAAGACCCTCGACGAACTGATGGTCGCCGCGCTGCGGCAGGCGAACGAGGGCTTCGCCAAGGTCGTCGCCGCGTGCGGCGCCCTGGAGGACACCGAGGGCGATCTGGCCACGGACCTCGCGCGGATCCTCGGCGAGTGGCTGTCCGGGGACCGCGCGGGCGTCGAGCTGGAGTACGAGCTGTATCTCGCCGCCCTGCGCCGCCCCGCCCTGCGCCCCGTCGCCGCCGAGTGGGCCGACGACCTGGCCTCCCGGCTCGCCCGGCGCACCGACCCGGTCACCGTGCGGGCGCTGGTCGCGCTGATGGACGGCATCTGTCTGCAGGTGCTGCTGACGGGGGCGCCGTACGACGAGGGCTTCGCGCGCGAGATGCTGGCGCGGGTCATGTCGGGCGCCGCCGGTTGCCCGGCGACGCCGTGA
- a CDS encoding DMT family transporter: protein MAFLMLLAAIAAEVGGTTAMKFSDGFSRLWPSVLTLAGYGVSFALLAQTLKTMSVGTAYAVWAGLGTAAIVAIGMLFLGEQMTVQKAAGIALIIVGVVVLNLGGAH, encoded by the coding sequence ATGGCATTCCTCATGCTCCTCGCGGCCATTGCCGCCGAGGTGGGCGGCACCACCGCCATGAAGTTCAGCGACGGCTTCAGTCGGCTGTGGCCGTCGGTGCTGACGCTCGCCGGTTACGGCGTCTCCTTCGCGCTGCTCGCGCAGACGCTGAAGACCATGTCGGTCGGCACGGCGTACGCGGTCTGGGCCGGCCTCGGCACCGCCGCCATCGTGGCGATCGGGATGCTGTTCCTAGGGGAGCAGATGACCGTTCAGAAGGCCGCGGGGATCGCGCTGATCATCGTTGGGGTCGTGGTGCTCAACCTGGGTGGCGCGCACTGA
- a CDS encoding AbfB domain-containing protein — MPDTTPEPSQNKPWENGWAPDTSRTPGTRRLWLAGVLALATIVACVTAITVMDNETDDPVRASPSPSGSATVPGLISYATPSTDDATTPAGESDLSSTRTKASPAASPHESANGGSKPSKSPTSHASSPGHSKPSATYRSVRSVNYPDRYWHMSGDFVKLDPITSAPARRDATFKLVKGLWDASCYSFATSDGTYLRHRNFVLRSERSDGSSLFEQDATFCPQTSSYSGAVMLESVNYPGRFLRHQNFQLELDPYQQSDLYRADSAFRLVGPLA; from the coding sequence ATGCCAGACACCACCCCCGAGCCGTCCCAGAACAAACCCTGGGAGAACGGCTGGGCCCCCGACACGTCCCGGACCCCCGGAACCCGAAGACTCTGGCTGGCCGGCGTGCTGGCCCTGGCCACGATCGTCGCGTGCGTGACGGCGATCACCGTGATGGACAACGAGACCGATGATCCGGTACGGGCCTCCCCGTCCCCCTCGGGCTCCGCAACGGTCCCCGGTCTGATCTCCTACGCCACGCCGTCCACCGACGACGCCACGACGCCCGCCGGCGAGAGCGACCTGTCGTCCACCCGGACCAAGGCGTCCCCCGCAGCCAGCCCGCACGAGTCCGCGAACGGCGGCTCCAAGCCGTCCAAGTCGCCCACATCCCACGCGAGTTCACCCGGTCACTCCAAGCCGTCGGCCACCTACAGGTCCGTCCGCTCGGTGAACTACCCCGACCGCTACTGGCACATGAGCGGCGACTTCGTGAAGCTCGACCCGATCACCTCCGCCCCGGCCCGCCGCGACGCCACGTTCAAGCTCGTCAAGGGCCTGTGGGACGCGTCCTGTTACTCCTTCGCGACGTCGGACGGCACCTACCTCCGCCACCGCAACTTCGTCCTGCGCTCCGAACGCAGCGACGGATCCTCCCTGTTCGAACAGGACGCGACCTTCTGCCCGCAGACCTCGTCGTACTCGGGCGCGGTCATGCTGGAGTCGGTGAACTACCCGGGCCGCTTCCTGCGCCACCAGAACTTCCAGCTCGAACTGGACCCGTACCAGCAGAGCGATCTGTACCGGGCGGACTCGGCGTTCCGGTTGGTAGGCCCACTGGCTTGA
- a CDS encoding VOC family protein → MAVLLHHLVVDAHDLPGLARFWCRVLDWKVLSEREREVVIGPDEFAPTGICFMPVEDPKHIKNRLHFDLAPDDQGAEVERILALGARRVDIGQGDEAGWVVLADPEGNEFCVLRPKTSLIAFRDA, encoded by the coding sequence ATGGCCGTTTTGCTGCATCACCTCGTCGTCGACGCGCACGACCTTCCCGGACTCGCCCGCTTCTGGTGCCGGGTCCTCGACTGGAAGGTGCTGTCAGAGAGGGAACGCGAAGTCGTCATCGGACCGGACGAGTTCGCGCCGACGGGCATCTGCTTCATGCCCGTCGAGGACCCGAAGCACATCAAGAACCGGCTGCACTTCGACCTCGCCCCGGACGATCAGGGGGCGGAGGTCGAGCGCATCCTCGCGCTCGGTGCACGCAGGGTCGACATCGGGCAGGGCGACGAGGCCGGCTGGGTGGTGCTGGCGGACCCCGAGGGCAACGAGTTCTGCGTACTGAGGCCGAAGACCTCGCTGATCGCCTTCCGTGACGCGTAG
- a CDS encoding metal-sulfur cluster assembly factor encodes MSETVEMKPASEEEVREALYDVVDPELGIDVVNLGLIYGIHIDDANIATLDMTLTSAACPLTDVIEDQAKSATDGLVNELRINWVWMPPWGPDKITDDGREQLRALGFNV; translated from the coding sequence ATGAGCGAGACCGTTGAGATGAAGCCGGCCTCGGAGGAAGAGGTCCGCGAGGCGCTGTACGACGTCGTCGACCCCGAGCTGGGCATCGACGTCGTCAACCTCGGCCTGATCTACGGCATCCACATCGACGACGCGAACATCGCGACCCTCGACATGACCCTGACCTCGGCGGCCTGCCCGCTGACGGACGTCATCGAGGACCAGGCCAAGTCCGCCACGGACGGCCTCGTCAACGAGCTGCGCATCAACTGGGTCTGGATGCCGCCGTGGGGCCCCGACAAGATCACGGACGACGGGCGGGAGCAGCTGCGGGCGCTGGGCTTCAACGTCTGA
- the sufU gene encoding Fe-S cluster assembly sulfur transfer protein SufU — protein MKLDSMYQEVILDHYKNPHGRGLRDGDAEVHHVNPTCGDEITLRVKYDGTRIEDVSYEGQGCSISQASASVLNELLVGKDLADAQKVQETFLELMQSKGRIEPDDAMEEVLEDAVAFAGVSKYPARVKCALLSWMAWKDATAQALGADVDAERKTA, from the coding sequence GTGAAGCTGGACTCGATGTACCAGGAAGTCATCCTGGATCACTACAAGAACCCGCACGGGCGTGGTCTGAGGGATGGCGACGCCGAGGTGCACCACGTGAACCCGACGTGCGGCGACGAGATCACCCTGCGTGTGAAGTACGACGGCACGAGGATCGAGGACGTCTCGTACGAGGGTCAGGGCTGCTCGATCAGCCAGGCCAGCGCGTCCGTCCTCAACGAACTGCTGGTCGGGAAGGACCTGGCGGACGCCCAGAAGGTCCAGGAGACCTTCCTGGAGCTGATGCAGTCCAAGGGCAGGATCGAGCCGGACGACGCGATGGAGGAGGTGCTGGAGGACGCGGTCGCGTTCGCCGGTGTCTCCAAGTACCCGGCCCGGGTGAAGTGCGCCCTCCTCAGCTGGATGGCATGGAAGGACGCGACGGCCCAGGCGCTGGGCGCCGACGTCGACGCCGAAAGGAAGACGGCATGA
- a CDS encoding cysteine desulfurase — protein sequence MTQLPGLLDTEAIRKDFPILDRQVHDGKKLVYLDNAATSQKPRQVLDALNEYYERYNANVHRGVHVLAEEATALYEGARDKVASFINAPSRDEVIFTKNASESLNLVANMLGWADEPYRVDHETEIVITEMEHHSNIVPWQLLAQRTGAKLKWFGLTDDGRLDLSNIDEIITEKTKIVSFVLVSNILGTLNPVEAIVRRAQEVGALVCIDASQAAPHMPLDVQALQADFVAFTGHKMCGPTGIGVLWGRQELLEDLPPFLGGGEMIETVSMHSSTYAPAPHKFEAGTPPIAQAVGLGAAIDYLSSIGMDKILAHEHALTEYAVKRLGDVPDLRIIGPTTAEDRGAAISFTLGDIHPHDVGQVLDEQGIAVRVGHHCARPVCLRYGIPATTRASFYLYSTPAEIDALIDGLEHVRNFFG from the coding sequence GTGACACAGCTGCCGGGCCTCCTCGACACCGAGGCGATCCGCAAGGACTTCCCCATCCTGGACCGTCAGGTCCACGACGGTAAGAAGCTCGTGTACCTGGACAACGCGGCGACCTCGCAGAAGCCGCGCCAGGTGCTGGACGCCCTGAACGAGTACTACGAGCGCTACAACGCCAACGTCCACCGCGGTGTGCATGTGCTCGCCGAGGAGGCCACGGCGCTGTACGAGGGCGCGCGTGACAAGGTCGCGTCGTTCATCAACGCGCCGAGCCGCGACGAGGTGATCTTCACCAAGAACGCCTCCGAGTCGCTCAACCTCGTGGCGAACATGCTCGGTTGGGCCGACGAGCCCTACCGCGTGGACCACGAGACCGAGATCGTCATCACGGAGATGGAGCACCACTCCAACATCGTCCCGTGGCAGCTGCTCGCGCAGCGCACGGGCGCGAAGCTGAAGTGGTTCGGCCTGACCGACGACGGCCGCCTCGACCTCTCCAACATCGACGAGATCATCACGGAGAAGACGAAGATCGTCTCCTTCGTGCTGGTGTCGAACATCCTCGGCACGCTCAATCCGGTCGAGGCGATAGTCCGTCGCGCCCAGGAGGTCGGCGCGCTGGTCTGCATCGACGCCTCGCAGGCCGCCCCGCACATGCCGCTGGACGTCCAGGCCCTGCAGGCCGACTTCGTGGCCTTCACCGGCCACAAGATGTGCGGCCCCACGGGCATCGGCGTGCTCTGGGGACGGCAGGAGCTCCTGGAGGACCTGCCTCCGTTCCTCGGCGGCGGCGAGATGATCGAGACGGTGTCGATGCACTCGTCCACCTACGCTCCCGCCCCGCACAAGTTCGAGGCGGGCACCCCGCCGATCGCGCAGGCGGTCGGTCTGGGCGCGGCGATCGACTACCTGTCCTCGATCGGCATGGACAAGATCCTCGCCCATGAGCACGCGCTCACGGAGTACGCGGTCAAGCGCCTCGGGGACGTCCCCGACCTGCGGATCATCGGCCCGACCACCGCCGAGGACCGGGGCGCCGCGATCTCCTTCACGCTCGGCGACATCCACCCGCACGACGTGGGCCAGGTCCTCGACGAGCAGGGCATCGCGGTCCGGGTCGGCCACCACTGCGCGCGGCCGGTCTGCCTGCGCTACGGAATTCCTGCGACCACGCGAGCGTCGTTCTATCTGTACTCCACGCCGGCCGAGATCGACGCGTTGATCGACGGCTTGGAGCACGTACGGAACTTCTTCGGCTGA
- the sufC gene encoding Fe-S cluster assembly ATPase SufC, translating to MATLEIHDLHVTVEADNATKEILKGVDLTVKQGETHAIMGPNGSGKSTLAYSLAGHPKYTITGGTVTLDGEDVLEMSVDERARAGLFLAMQYPVEIPGVSVSNFLRTSATAVRGEAPKLRTWVKEVKETMERLSMDPSFAERNVNEGFSGGEKKRHEILQLELLKPKIAILDETDSGLDVDALRVVSEGVNRVRETGEVGTLLITHYTRILRYIKPDFVHVFSAGRIVESGGAELADKLENEGYEAYAKLDEVDTKGGVSA from the coding sequence ATGGCAACGCTTGAAATCCACGACCTGCACGTCACCGTCGAGGCCGACAACGCCACGAAGGAGATCCTCAAGGGCGTCGACCTCACCGTGAAGCAGGGCGAGACGCACGCCATCATGGGCCCCAACGGCTCCGGCAAGTCGACGCTCGCCTACTCGCTCGCGGGTCACCCGAAGTACACGATCACCGGCGGCACCGTCACCCTCGACGGCGAGGACGTCCTGGAGATGTCCGTCGACGAGCGCGCCCGCGCCGGCCTGTTCCTCGCGATGCAGTACCCGGTCGAGATCCCCGGTGTCTCCGTCTCCAACTTCCTGCGCACCTCGGCCACGGCCGTGCGCGGCGAGGCCCCCAAGCTGCGCACCTGGGTGAAGGAGGTCAAGGAGACCATGGAGCGCCTCTCCATGGACCCCTCCTTCGCCGAACGCAACGTGAACGAGGGCTTCTCCGGCGGTGAGAAGAAGCGCCACGAGATCCTTCAGCTGGAGCTGCTCAAGCCGAAGATCGCGATCCTCGACGAGACCGACTCCGGCCTGGACGTCGACGCCCTGCGCGTCGTCTCCGAGGGCGTCAACCGCGTCCGCGAGACCGGCGAGGTCGGCACCCTGCTGATCACGCACTACACGCGCATCCTGCGCTACATCAAGCCCGACTTCGTCCACGTCTTCTCCGCGGGCCGGATCGTCGAGTCCGGCGGCGCCGAGCTCGCCGACAAGCTGGAGAACGAGGGCTACGAGGCTTATGCGAAGCTCGACGAAGTCGACACGAAGGGTGGCGTATCCGCGTGA
- a CDS encoding bifunctional 3-phenylpropionate/cinnamic acid dioxygenase ferredoxin subunit codes for MTAPSTFVRACGLSELEENTPTRVELDGTPVSVVRTEGEVFAIHDICSHANVSLSEGEVEDCQIECWLHGSSFDLRTGKPSGLPATRPVPVYPVKIEGDDVFVSLTQES; via the coding sequence ATGACTGCCCCTTCGACCTTCGTGCGCGCCTGCGGGCTGAGCGAGCTGGAGGAGAACACCCCGACGCGGGTGGAACTCGACGGCACGCCGGTCTCGGTCGTCAGGACCGAGGGGGAGGTGTTCGCGATCCACGACATCTGCTCGCACGCGAACGTCTCGCTCTCCGAGGGCGAGGTGGAGGACTGTCAGATCGAGTGCTGGCTGCACGGCTCCAGCTTCGACCTCCGCACCGGCAAGCCGTCCGGCCTTCCCGCGACGCGACCCGTCCCCGTATACCCCGTAAAGATCGAAGGAGACGACGTGTTCGTCTCCCTCACCCAGGAGTCCTGA
- the sufD gene encoding Fe-S cluster assembly protein SufD: MAEAQNIPVGSTTAGQIAVAAESTVATRMSAPPSFDVADFPVPHGREEEWRFTPLERLRGLHDGTAVATGEAVKVAVDAPEGVIVELVDRDDPRLGKAGTPVDRIAAQAYSAFEKAGVITVPKETVLTEPIRVAVHGEGGVAYGHQVIELKAFAEAVVVIDHTGDAVLAANVDYILGDGAKLTVVSVQDWDDKAVHVAQHNALIGRDATFKSFVVTFGGDLVRLHPRVSYAGTGGEAELFGLYFTDAGQHQEHRLLVDHNTPHCKSNVAYKGALQGEAAHAVWIGDVLIEAKAEGTDTYEMNRNLVLTDGARVDSVPNLEIETGEIVGAGHASATGRFDDEQLFYLMARGIPADEARRLVVRGFFAELVQQIGVDDIEERLLVKIDEELEATV; this comes from the coding sequence ATGGCTGAGGCTCAGAACATCCCGGTGGGCAGCACGACCGCCGGCCAGATCGCGGTGGCCGCCGAGTCGACCGTCGCCACGCGCATGAGCGCGCCCCCCTCCTTCGACGTGGCGGACTTCCCGGTCCCGCACGGCCGCGAGGAGGAGTGGCGGTTCACCCCGCTGGAGCGCCTGCGCGGGCTGCACGACGGCACCGCCGTCGCGACCGGCGAGGCCGTGAAGGTCGCCGTCGACGCCCCCGAGGGCGTCATCGTCGAACTCGTGGACCGCGACGACCCGCGCCTCGGCAAGGCCGGCACCCCGGTGGACCGCATCGCCGCCCAGGCCTACTCGGCGTTCGAGAAGGCCGGCGTGATCACCGTCCCCAAGGAGACGGTGCTCACCGAGCCGATCCGCGTCGCCGTGCACGGCGAGGGCGGGGTCGCCTACGGCCACCAGGTCATCGAGCTGAAAGCCTTCGCCGAGGCCGTCGTCGTCATCGACCACACCGGTGACGCCGTGCTCGCCGCCAACGTCGACTACATCCTGGGCGACGGCGCCAAGCTGACCGTCGTCTCGGTCCAGGACTGGGACGACAAGGCCGTGCACGTGGCCCAGCACAACGCCCTCATCGGCCGGGACGCCACCTTCAAGTCGTTCGTGGTCACCTTCGGCGGCGACCTCGTACGCCTGCACCCGCGCGTCTCCTACGCCGGCACCGGCGGCGAGGCCGAGCTGTTCGGCCTGTACTTCACCGACGCCGGCCAGCACCAGGAGCACCGTCTCCTGGTCGACCACAACACCCCGCACTGCAAGTCGAACGTCGCCTACAAGGGCGCGCTCCAGGGCGAGGCCGCTCACGCGGTGTGGATCGGCGACGTCCTCATCGAGGCCAAGGCCGAGGGCACCGACACCTACGAGATGAACCGGAACCTCGTCCTGACGGACGGCGCCCGGGTCGACTCGGTGCCGAACCTGGAGATCGAGACCGGTGAGATCGTCGGCGCCGGCCACGCCTCCGCGACCGGTCGCTTCGACGACGAGCAGCTCTTCTACCTGATGGCGCGCGGCATCCCGGCCGACGAGGCCCGTCGTCTGGTGGTCCGCGGCTTCTTCGCCGAGCTGGTCCAGCAGATCGGCGTCGACGACATCGAAGAGCGCCTTCTCGTGAAGATCGACGAGGAGCTGGAGGCGACGGTCTGA